GTTTTGGAGCGTCGTTTTAATATCTCCATATGACCGCAGTCGTTAATATAGTGGGGAAATGTGCTCTTTGGGCGTTGCTTGTTTTAGGTATGCCGCAGCTTTTCGGTTCGGAGAGCCTGCAACAAATAATAGATTCGGCGGCGGGGCGCGGCGAAAAGCGCGTCGAGCTTTCGGGGCGGTATTTTGTGGAGAAGCCGCTTGTTCTTACGGAAAAACATTCCGGGCTTACGCTCGACGGCGGCGGCAAAACCGTCGTAAGCGGCGGCGCGAAAATCTCGGGCTGGACGCGCGACGGAAAATTCCTGAAAGCGCGGGTTGATGCCGACAAAGTCGAGTCGCTTTTCGTAAACGGTCAGCGCGCAAACCGCGCTGAAACCGCGTTGAAGCACGTCTATGATAGGGGAGATTCGACAATCATCATGCGCAACGAGGATATACTCGAACTCCTCGAACTTCCGCGCGAAAGATATTCCGAAGTGCTCGTCGATTTTTACGCGGCTTGGATAAACGCCCATTGCAGACTTCTCGATATAACGCGCAATCCCGACGGAAAGACGGCTACGCTGAAAGTCCGCAACCCCCTGCCGATTCCGCTTTCCAAGTGGGACAAAAATCCGAGGCTGCGCGTCGGAAACATTTTCGCCGCGCTCGACAAACGGGGCGGATTCTATTTCGACTCCCTCGGCAAAACACTCTGGTACTACCCGCGCGACGGCGAGACGCCCGAAAACATTTCGGCGTATTATCCCGTGGCGACTCGCATTTTGTCGGCTTGCGGGAAGTCGCCCAAGAATCCGCTTTCGGGGCTTGCGATTCGCGGAATCGCTTTCGAGCACTCCGCGCACAATCCGCCCGCAAACTGGCGTCAGAACACGCAGGCTACGGTTTCGCTCGGCGGCGCGCTGTATTTCGACTGCGTCGAAAATTTTAAATTCGAAAACAACACCGTGCGCCACACCAACACCTACGGGCTTGAAGTCGGGCACGGCTCGAAGAACGTCAGGATTTCGCAAAACGAATTTTTCGACAACGGCGCGGGCGGCATAAAAATAGGCGTCGATCCGCGGCGGAAGCTTGCGCACACGCAAAACGTGGAGGTTTCCGACAACATAATATACTCCTACGGACGCCACGACAAAGCGGGTGTCGGCATAATCTACATGGACGCAAGCGACGTGCGGCTTTCCCACAATACGATTTTCGACGGGCACTATTCGGGCATTTCGGGCGGCTGGACATGGGGCTTTGCGCCCACAAACACCCGAAACAACAAAATTTCCGACAATCGCATTTTCGAAATCGGACGCGGTCTGCTTTGCGACATGGGCGGAATCTATACGCTCGGCTCGCACAAAAATTCGTCGATTTCGGGCAACGAAATAAGCGGCGTCTACCCGCACCGCTACGGCGGCTGGGGCATCTACAACGACGAGGGCAGCGCGGATTTCATTGTCGAAAAAAACTACGTCCACAACACGTCGGAGGAGGGCTACCACCAGCATTACGGCAAAAACAACACGGTGCGCAACAACATATTCGCGTACGGCTCGTCGGCGCAAGTCGCGTTGACGAGGCTCGGCGAAAAATATCCCGACGAGCTTGTGTACGAGCGCAATGTGGTCGTCTACCGCCCGCCCGCAGAGCTTTTCCGCAACGGCAAAAACATAATCACGCGCCTGAACGGAAAATTCGCAAGCAACCTTTACTGGAAAACGGACGGCACGCCCGATTTCTTCGGAATGCCGCTCGAAAAATGGCAGTCGAAATACGGTCAGGACAAAGGCTCGATAATCGCAAATCCCGAACTTAAAAACGGCATTCCGCAAAGCGATGTCGTTAAGAAAATCGGCTTCGTCCCATTCGACACTTCGAAAGCGGGAGTGCGCGGAAAAATGAAAGCGCGACTCGCGGAAATCATGCGCACATACGAGATTTCGCCCGTCGAGCAAATCGACGTGCAGCCGCCATTTACGCGCGAATTTTCCGAAGACCTCTCGCAGACTCTCATCGGCTTCAAGCCGACTCTGCCGACGGTTTTCTCGAAAAACAACGGCTTTGACGTCGCTGTCCTCGCCGACGAAAGCGGGCGTTTTGTGCGCTACATAGACTCAATTCAGACTCCGAGCTATCTGCCCAATTCAAACTACAATATCCAGCTTGGGGACGGCGCAACCGCCCTTCTTTCGTTCGAAATCCGCGTGAACAAAACTTCGACATTCTTTGTCGAATGCCGTGGCGACACTGGCTATTCTGGACCGATGTTCTCGGTGAAAAACGGCTCGCTTTCGATAGACGGGCGCACCGTAAAACTTCCGCAAGGCAAGTGGCTTCGCGTAGAAATGACGTTCAGGACGGGCTCGGACAAATCGTATACCGTGAAAGTTTTCGACGGCGCGAAAACGCTCTTCGACGGGCGTATTCCCCAGTACCGCGCAGCCGCGGCAACTACGTTCTCCCAAATCGTGGTTGCGCAGACGTCTGATTCCGACGGCGCGTACTTCGACATTCGCAGGCTTTCTTTCGGCGAATTGAAGGAGTCGGCGAAATAGCGCGACGCAGACGAGCTTAATAGTCTCGGCGTCCCAAGAACCACGCGACAATCATGGCGGAGGTCGTCGTAAAAAGTCCGACGCCCGCGAACATCAGGAAAATCCCCACAATGCGCCCCTCCGTTGTAATCGGGTTCAGCCCGCTTGCGCCGAGGGTGGTTATCGTGTTTGCGCACCACCAGAGCGCGGCGTCGGCGTCGGTAATTTGCGCGTTCGGAACGTTGCGCTCGAACGACAGCACGAGCATTCCGCACACCGCCATGCACGAAAACAGCATGGTTGCGACCGCCGCGAACCCGCTCTCGATTTTGTCCCTGAAAAAATATTCCGAAAGCCTCATCGACGCGCGGACTGCCCTCACCGCCCTTACGATTTTTAGCGCGGCGAAAAGCCGTCCCCAGCGCAGGGGCGCGACGTTGGGTATGCACGAGACAATGTCAATCCAGCCGTATTTCAGGAAGGCGATTCTGTCGGGGGCGGCGAGCCACCTCATGATTGCGTCGGCGAGAAAAAACGCGCACGACACCGTGTCGCCGTAGCGGAGGTATCTTGAAAGCTCCGAATCCTGCGGCGACGCGTATCCGTAGACGAGCGCGAACACCACATACGCCGACAAAAACAGAATCAGCGCGTTCCACGCCCCGCGCGGCTCCCATTTTGCCCGCCTTTCTTCGGCAGTTGTCATGGGTGTTTTATCGGTCTATTCGGCGCAGGCTTAACGCGGACGGGGAGGGCGGCGGAGGGCGTGGGCAAAAAAATCCGCGCGGTTTGAAGCCAGCGCGGAGTTTCGGAATTTGCGTTTTCGGAAAACCCAATCAGCCGAAAATCGCGTTTTGCGCGGCGTAGACCAGAATGCCCGAAATGTAGCCCAAGAACGCCAGAAACGAAATGTTCTTTGCGTACCACATGAACGTGATTTTTTCCAAGCCCATCACGATTACGCCCGCCGCAGAACCTATGATTAGCATGCTTCCGCCGACCCCCGCGCAGTACGCGAGCGTCTGCCAGAAAATGCCGTCCTGCGCAAAGTTCGCAAGGTAGGCGGCGTTTTTGGCGTTCGCGAGTGCGTCGGCGGCCGGAATGGAGTACGCGCCCATTGCGCCCGCAACGAGCGGAACGTTGTCCACAATGGCGGAGAGCATGCCGATAATCGTGTTGATTATGTACGCGTTGCTTACGTTTTTGTCGAGAAATTCGGAGACTGTTTTGAGCACGCCCGCGCTTTGGAGCGCGGCAACCGCCATCAGAATGCCGATGAAAAACAGGATTGTCGTGATGTCGATTCTGCCGATGATGTTTTGTATTCTAAGCTGTTCTGCGGGGGCGATGTTCTTTTTGCCGTTGTAGATTATTTCGACCAGAATCCAGATGAGTCCGAGCGCAAGCAGCACGCCCGCGAATGGCGGAAGCCCCGTGAGCGCCTTGAAAATCGGCACGCAGACGAACGCCGAAATGCCGACAACAAGTATCGCCGTGCGCTCGCGCAGGCTCATCGGCTCGCGCGAGGATTTTTCCGCCGCGGGTTTGGGCTTTTGCGCCGCGCCCGAATCGAGCATTTTCGAAACTATCGCAAGCGGCACGAGCATCGAGGCGAGCGCGGGCAGGAAGAGGTCGCGGAGGAGCGGGGCGGTGGTGACGTTTTCGGCAATCCAGAGCATGATTGTCGTGACGTCGCCCGTGGGAGTCCACGCGCCGCCGCTGTTTGCCGCGATTATCACAACGCTCGCAAAAAGCCACCTTTCCCTTTTGTCGCCGACGAGCTTTCTGAGCAGCATTGTCATTACGATTGCGGTCGTGAGGTTGTCGAGCACCGCCGACATGAAGAAGGTCATGAAAGCCAAAATCCAGAGGAGTCTGCGCTTGTTTGAAGTCGTGATTCTGTCGGTTATAACCGAGAATCCGCCGTGGACGTCGATAAGCTCGACAATCGTCATTGCGCCCATGAGGTAGAGGATAATCTGCGTGTAGTCGCCGAGGTACTCGACAATCTGGTAGTTGGCGACGAACTTCACCGCTTGTTTCGCCCTGCTGAGCGCGGAGAATTCGGGGTTCTCCGCGAGGAAGTGCTCGAAATTTTCGAGGTTTTCGCCGATGATTACGCCCGATCCACTGAACATGTACAAAATCCAGAGAGTCATGCCCAATAGAATTGCCGTTGCCGCCTTGTTAATCCCGATGTCGTGCTCTACCGCAATGCAGACGTATCCCACGACGAATGCTATAACCATCAAACTTACCATAAAAATTTCTTCTCAAACACATGGGTTTATTTGAGTTGATTTTCGAGTCAACATTATAAGTTTAATTTTTGAATTTGTGTTGACATGGCGTGCTTGTTTTTGTAGGTTTTTCTGTTGACATGAGAACATTGCTTATCGCATTGTGTGGCGTAGCCGTTTCGGGAATGGCGTTCGGAAACACGGGGAAATCCCTGTCCGAAATTCTCGAAAACGCGGCGGCGTCGGGGGAAAAATACATTAAATTGGAGGGCGAATTCCGCTTGGACAGACCCGTTAAAATCGGTTCGTCGCTCGGCGGCGCGACAATCGACGGCGGCGGCAAAACCGTCGTAAGCGGCGGAGAGCTTCTCACGGGCTGGGTTCGCGACGGCAAATTCCTGAAAACGAAAGCCGAAAATGTCGAGGCTCTCTTCGTCAACGGAGTCCGCGCAAACGCGGCGCAGGACGGCTTTTGCTTTTTTAATTCGCAGTACGGAAGAAACTCGTTCGTGGTGCGCAATGCCGACATCAAATCGCTCGACGGCGTGCCGCAAAACAAAATTTCGAACTCGTATCTCGACCTCTATTCGGTCTGGATGAACGCGCGCTGCAAAATTCTGCGCCTCGAAAGAAACCCCGACGGCTTGACCACTACGGTGTTCGTGGAAAATCCGTTTGCGGCGTCGTTTACGACGAACGACCTCCCGCCGGTCGAGCACAAATATTCGATGAATTTCATTCTCAGCAAGTGGGACAAAAACATGCGTTTCAGAGTGTCCAACGCTTTTGCCGCGCTCGACGAGGAGGGCGAATTCTATTTCGACGCCGCCGACAAAACCCTCTGGTATTACCCGCGCAATGGCGAGACGCCCGAAAATATCCGCGCGGTTTCCCCCAAGCTTTCGCGGCTTTTCGACATTTCGGGGGAATCGGCGGAAAAGCCCGTCAGAAACCTTACAATCAAGGGCATTACTTTCGAGCACTGCGGGCATTTCCCGACTCCCGACTGGCGGCAGTCGCCGCAGGCGGCGTTCTCGGTGCGCGGCGCGGTATTCGTGCAAAACGCCGAAAACTTCGCCTTCCTCAACAACACAGTGCGCTACACAAACAACTACGGCTTGGAGCTTAAAAACGGCGTAAACGGCGCAATAGTTGAGGGCAACGAATTTTTCGACAACGGCTGCGGCGGCGTGAGAATAGGCGACGCTCCGAATCCGAAACTTTCCAAAAACGACATCTCGCGCAACATAGCCGTGCGCGACAACATCATCTACCGCTACGGACGCTACGACAAGGCGGGCGTTGGCGTCCTCTACCTAGACGTCCACGACATCTCCGTGGAGCACAACACGATTTTCGACGGCTTCTACACAGGCGTTTCTGGCGGCTGGACATGGGGCTTTGCCCCCGCTAACACGGGCAACAACCGCATTGTTGGCAACCGCATTTTCAACATCGGCTTCGGCGTGCTCTGCGACATGGGCGGCATCTACACGCTCGGCGAGCACTTGGGCTCGGTCATCAGCGGCAACCACATCAACGGCGTCTACCGCCACCGCTACGGCGGCTGGGGCATCTACAACGACGAGGGCAGCCGCGGATTCGTCGTCGAAAACAACTATGTGCACGACGTCGCCGAGGACAGCTACCACCAGCACTACGGCAAAAACAACACGGTTCGCAACAACGTATTTGTCTGCGGCGGAACTTCGCAAATCGCCCTCAGCAGGCTCGGCGAAAAATACCCCGACGAGCTTGTGTTCGAGCGCAACGTGGTGGTCTACCGCTCGCCCTCCGAGGTTTTCCGCAACGCCAAAAAGGTTATCACGCGCCTGAACGGAAAATTCGCAAGCAACCTCTACTGGAAAGAGGACGGCACGCCCGACTTCTTCGGAATGCCGCTCGAAAAATGGCAGTCGGAATACGGTCAGGACAAAGGCTCGATAATCGCCAATCCGAAGCTGAAAAACGGCATTCCGCAAAGCGATGTCGTGAAAAAAATCGGCTTCGTCCCGTTCGACACGTCCGACGCCGGCGCGCGCGGCGGCATGAAAAAACGCGCCGCCGAAATCCTCGACGGCTACGAATTTCCGCCCGTCCTCAACCTGCCGAAAACCCCGCTCTGGACAAAGGCGTTCTTAGAAGACTTCGGCGACGTCGAAGTCGGCGAACCCCCCTTGAAGGGCAGGATTTTCACGCAGGACGCCGATATTCGCGTTATGTCGGACTCCACAGGACGCTTCGCCCGCTACACCGACAAGGCGCGGTCTGACGGCAAAAATTTCCTTCCGTACATGCTGTATTCGGCAAGCCTCGCAAAGGCGGACACCGGTGCGCTTTCGTTCGAAATCCGCGTGAACAAAACTTCCACGTTCTCCGTGGAACTCAGAGGCAATACGGGCTTTGAAGGCCCTGCGTTCAAGGTATCCAACGGCAAGCTGAAAACCCCGAACGGGCTGCTCGACATTCCGCAGGGCAAGTGGCTGAAAGCGGAAATGGCGTTCAAGTTGGGTGCGGACAAATCGTACACGGTGTCTTTGCTTGACGGCGGCAAAAAGCTCTACGAGGCGAAGATTCCCGAATACAAAGCTGAGGCAATGTCGAGCTTCGGCGATATCTTGGTTATGCAAACATCGAACCGCGACGGCGACACGTTCGATATTCGCAACATCGCATTCAAGCCGAAAAGTCGATAGAGTGCAAAGTTTGCGCATTTTTGTCAAACCCGCGCGGAGTTTTGCCTTGCGCGGGGTTTTTTTCGGCTTATGATTTTCGGACATATGGAAAAAATCGACAGACGTAGTTTTATTTCAATGGTTTCGCGCTCGGCGGTTGCGGCGGGCGCGGTGCCAGCAATCCTCGCGGGCTGCGGACGAAAAAAGCCCGCATTTAAATTCAGCGCGTGCGACTGGACTTTGCACGCTTCGCACAGACCCAAGGCGTTCGAAACCGCCAAGTCAATCGGCTTGGACGGCGTTCAGGTCTCCGCGCCGTTTGCGCCAGCAAAGTTTTCCTCTCCGCAGAATATTGCGGCGTTCAAGGCGGCAATGGCGGCGACGGGCTTGCAGTGCTCCGGCACTGCCGCAATGCTCAACAACGCGCCATTTGTTTCGGCCGACGGCGCGGTCGAGTACACGATAGGCGCGGTGGAGGCCGCCGCCGCGCTCGGCGCGTCAGACGTGCTCGTTCCGTTCTACGGCAAGGCGAACATGCAGGGGAGCGACAAGCGCATTCGGGAGGAGCTTTTCAAGCCGCTCGTCGAAAGGTTGAAAGCGGTTGCGCCCGTCGCCGAAAAGCTCGGCGTAAACCTCAGCCTTGAAAATTCGCTTTGTGCCGACGACGACATTCGCATAATCGAGGCTGTCGGAAGCCCCGCGGTCAAAGTGTATTTCGACATTTTCAACTTCCAGTACTACGGTTTCGAGACCGTCCCAGAAATGAGGAAACTCAAAGGTCTGATTGGGCAAATCCACCTGAAAGACAAGGGCCACAGGCTCGATTCCGGTTCGGGCTGCCCGCGCGACATGCGCGCGTGCCTCGACGCTATTCTCGAAGTCGGCTACGACGGCTGGCTTGTGTTTGAGCTTCACGGGCACAACCCCCAAAGGGACGGCGCAATGGAGGACGTTCTCAAACACAACTTGGACTTTGTAAAAAAATACTACGCGTAAAAAAAGCGCGCGGAATTTTGCCTACTGCGCGAAGATTTTGCGCGTAGCATTTATCCGACAACGCGGGGATTTTTTGCAAGTCGGCACAAAAAAACGGGTCGTACGACCCGTTTTTTGTTTTTTTATGCCCCTCAATGCGCTGGGCTTTAAGTTGCTAAATTAGCTTGTAGTCTGTCGGGTTCGGGACGGGTTGGAGGGCGACCTTTCCGTCGAGCGAAAGGTTCTTGGGCATGTAGTCGAGCTTCGACTTTTCGAGCACCCAGCGGCATTTGAGCCTCTTGCCCGCGTATGCCGATTCTCTTCCCGCGACTGCCGCGTAGCAGCTGTCGGCGCAGGTCTTCATCGTGTTTATCGGCTTGCCGTTGCGGATTGCGCCGAGCAAAACTTCGTGCTCGCAGACAAGCGCCTGCTTTTTTGCGTGCTCCGAAACCCACGGCTTTTCGCCCGTAATGCGCTGTTTGCCGAACGACATTTCGAGAACGCCTTTCGTGCCGATTACCTTGAACGTCGCGTAGGGGGTTGTGTTCGGCTCCTGTCGGCACGCGGCGGTGAGTGTTGTGCCGTTTGCAAATTCGTACTGGACGTGCGTGTTCGACTGCCTGTCGCCCTGTCTGCCCCATTCGAGGTTCGCCTGTCTGCCGCCGGAGCCTACCGCCTCAACCGGCAGCTGCCCGAACGCCCAGAGAGCCATGTCGAGGTTGTGTACGTACTGCTCGACGAACTGGTCGCCCGAAGTCCAGCTGAACGCGAGCCATTTGCGCAGCTGGTATTCGGCGTCGTCGGGTTGGAGGTTCGCGGCGGGCGCATCGAGCGACGCGCGTTCGAGGTAGCCGATTTCGTAGCGCAGAAAAACTCCCGCCACGATGTCGCCAATCTGACCGTCCCTGACGCGTTCGACGCCCTCGGCAATCGCGGAGTGGTAGCGCATTTGCGTTCCGCAAATTACGGTAAGCCCCGCCTTGTCGGCAAGGGGAATAAGCTCGTTGTAGATTTTTCGAAGTCCAACGGCGTCTATGGCAATCGGCTTTTCGGCGAAAACGTTTTTGCCTGCTTTGAGGCACTTTTCGATGTGATATGGGCGGAAGACGGGCGGTGTCGTGAGCATTATGACGTCGGCGTCGGTCTGCACGATTTTGTCGATTGCGTCAAGCCCTACGAATGTGGTGTCGGGGCTTACTTTCCAAACGTCCTTTTTGCCGAATTTATTTTCGGCGTATGCCGCTATTCTTTTGCCCGCGCGTTCGATTTGCTTGGGGAAGATGTCGCCCGCGGCGACAAATTCTATGTTTTGGTCGGCGGAGAGCATGTTTTCCATTGCGCCGCGCCCGCGCCCGCCGCATCCGAGTATTGCGACCTTGATTTTGTCCGAGCCTTTTGCCGCTCCAAACGAGAACTTCGGCAGCAGCGCAGAGCCCAAGCCCGCGACGCCAGCGGTTTTTATAAACGATTTTCTATTTATCATATATTTTTCCATTTTTATCATATATTTTTCCATTTTTTCCTCTTTATTGTTAAATTAGCTTGTAGTCTGTCGGGTTCGGGACGGGTTGGAGGGCGACCTTCCCGCCGAGCGAAAGGTTCTTGGGCATGTAGTCGAGCTTCGACTTTTCGAGCACCCAGCGGCATTTGAGCCTCTTGCCCGCGTAAGCCGATTCTCTTCCCGCGACTGCCGCGTAGCAGCTGTCGGCGCAGGTCTTCATCGTGTTTATCGGCTTGCCGTTGCG
The Opitutia bacterium KCR 482 genome window above contains:
- a CDS encoding potassium channel family protein, which codes for MTTAEERRAKWEPRGAWNALILFLSAYVVFALVYGYASPQDSELSRYLRYGDTVSCAFFLADAIMRWLAAPDRIAFLKYGWIDIVSCIPNVAPLRWGRLFAALKIVRAVRAVRASMRLSEYFFRDKIESGFAAVATMLFSCMAVCGMLVLSFERNVPNAQITDADAALWWCANTITTLGASGLNPITTEGRIVGIFLMFAGVGLFTTTSAMIVAWFLGRRDY
- a CDS encoding sugar phosphate isomerase/epimerase family protein, translating into MEKIDRRSFISMVSRSAVAAGAVPAILAGCGRKKPAFKFSACDWTLHASHRPKAFETAKSIGLDGVQVSAPFAPAKFSSPQNIAAFKAAMAATGLQCSGTAAMLNNAPFVSADGAVEYTIGAVEAAAALGASDVLVPFYGKANMQGSDKRIREELFKPLVERLKAVAPVAEKLGVNLSLENSLCADDDIRIIEAVGSPAVKVYFDIFNFQYYGFETVPEMRKLKGLIGQIHLKDKGHRLDSGSGCPRDMRACLDAILEVGYDGWLVFELHGHNPQRDGAMEDVLKHNLDFVKKYYA
- the nhaD gene encoding sodium:proton antiporter NhaD, giving the protein MVSLMVIAFVVGYVCIAVEHDIGINKAATAILLGMTLWILYMFSGSGVIIGENLENFEHFLAENPEFSALSRAKQAVKFVANYQIVEYLGDYTQIILYLMGAMTIVELIDVHGGFSVITDRITTSNKRRLLWILAFMTFFMSAVLDNLTTAIVMTMLLRKLVGDKRERWLFASVVIIAANSGGAWTPTGDVTTIMLWIAENVTTAPLLRDLFLPALASMLVPLAIVSKMLDSGAAQKPKPAAEKSSREPMSLRERTAILVVGISAFVCVPIFKALTGLPPFAGVLLALGLIWILVEIIYNGKKNIAPAEQLRIQNIIGRIDITTILFFIGILMAVAALQSAGVLKTVSEFLDKNVSNAYIINTIIGMLSAIVDNVPLVAGAMGAYSIPAADALANAKNAAYLANFAQDGIFWQTLAYCAGVGGSMLIIGSAAGVIVMGLEKITFMWYAKNISFLAFLGYISGILVYAAQNAIFG
- a CDS encoding Gfo/Idh/MocA family oxidoreductase, whose product is MINRKSFIKTAGVAGLGSALLPKFSFGAAKGSDKIKVAILGCGGRGRGAMENMLSADQNIEFVAAGDIFPKQIERAGKRIAAYAENKFGKKDVWKVSPDTTFVGLDAIDKIVQTDADVIMLTTPPVFRPYHIEKCLKAGKNVFAEKPIAIDAVGLRKIYNELIPLADKAGLTVICGTQMRYHSAIAEGVERVRDGQIGDIVAGVFLRYEIGYLERASLDAPAANLQPDDAEYQLRKWLAFSWTSGDQFVEQYVHNLDMALWAFGQLPVEAVGSGGRQANLEWGRQGDRQSNTHVQYEFANGTTLTAACRQEPNTTPYATFKVIGTKGVLEMSFGKQRITGEKPWVSEHAKKQALVCEHEVLLGAIRNGKPINTMKTCADSCYAAVAGRESAYAGKRLKCRWVLEKSKLDYMPKNLSLDGKVALQPVPNPTDYKLI
- a CDS encoding right-handed parallel beta-helix repeat-containing protein, with amino-acid sequence MRTLLIALCGVAVSGMAFGNTGKSLSEILENAAASGEKYIKLEGEFRLDRPVKIGSSLGGATIDGGGKTVVSGGELLTGWVRDGKFLKTKAENVEALFVNGVRANAAQDGFCFFNSQYGRNSFVVRNADIKSLDGVPQNKISNSYLDLYSVWMNARCKILRLERNPDGLTTTVFVENPFAASFTTNDLPPVEHKYSMNFILSKWDKNMRFRVSNAFAALDEEGEFYFDAADKTLWYYPRNGETPENIRAVSPKLSRLFDISGESAEKPVRNLTIKGITFEHCGHFPTPDWRQSPQAAFSVRGAVFVQNAENFAFLNNTVRYTNNYGLELKNGVNGAIVEGNEFFDNGCGGVRIGDAPNPKLSKNDISRNIAVRDNIIYRYGRYDKAGVGVLYLDVHDISVEHNTIFDGFYTGVSGGWTWGFAPANTGNNRIVGNRIFNIGFGVLCDMGGIYTLGEHLGSVISGNHINGVYRHRYGGWGIYNDEGSRGFVVENNYVHDVAEDSYHQHYGKNNTVRNNVFVCGGTSQIALSRLGEKYPDELVFERNVVVYRSPSEVFRNAKKVITRLNGKFASNLYWKEDGTPDFFGMPLEKWQSEYGQDKGSIIANPKLKNGIPQSDVVKKIGFVPFDTSDAGARGGMKKRAAEILDGYEFPPVLNLPKTPLWTKAFLEDFGDVEVGEPPLKGRIFTQDADIRVMSDSTGRFARYTDKARSDGKNFLPYMLYSASLAKADTGALSFEIRVNKTSTFSVELRGNTGFEGPAFKVSNGKLKTPNGLLDIPQGKWLKAEMAFKLGADKSYTVSLLDGGKKLYEAKIPEYKAEAMSSFGDILVMQTSNRDGDTFDIRNIAFKPKSR
- a CDS encoding right-handed parallel beta-helix repeat-containing protein, encoding MPQLFGSESLQQIIDSAAGRGEKRVELSGRYFVEKPLVLTEKHSGLTLDGGGKTVVSGGAKISGWTRDGKFLKARVDADKVESLFVNGQRANRAETALKHVYDRGDSTIIMRNEDILELLELPRERYSEVLVDFYAAWINAHCRLLDITRNPDGKTATLKVRNPLPIPLSKWDKNPRLRVGNIFAALDKRGGFYFDSLGKTLWYYPRDGETPENISAYYPVATRILSACGKSPKNPLSGLAIRGIAFEHSAHNPPANWRQNTQATVSLGGALYFDCVENFKFENNTVRHTNTYGLEVGHGSKNVRISQNEFFDNGAGGIKIGVDPRRKLAHTQNVEVSDNIIYSYGRHDKAGVGIIYMDASDVRLSHNTIFDGHYSGISGGWTWGFAPTNTRNNKISDNRIFEIGRGLLCDMGGIYTLGSHKNSSISGNEISGVYPHRYGGWGIYNDEGSADFIVEKNYVHNTSEEGYHQHYGKNNTVRNNIFAYGSSAQVALTRLGEKYPDELVYERNVVVYRPPAELFRNGKNIITRLNGKFASNLYWKTDGTPDFFGMPLEKWQSKYGQDKGSIIANPELKNGIPQSDVVKKIGFVPFDTSKAGVRGKMKARLAEIMRTYEISPVEQIDVQPPFTREFSEDLSQTLIGFKPTLPTVFSKNNGFDVAVLADESGRFVRYIDSIQTPSYLPNSNYNIQLGDGATALLSFEIRVNKTSTFFVECRGDTGYSGPMFSVKNGSLSIDGRTVKLPQGKWLRVEMTFRTGSDKSYTVKVFDGAKTLFDGRIPQYRAAAATTFSQIVVAQTSDSDGAYFDIRRLSFGELKESAK